The following proteins are encoded in a genomic region of Glycine max cultivar Williams 82 chromosome 18, Glycine_max_v4.0, whole genome shotgun sequence:
- the LOC102667569 gene encoding RING-H2 finger protein ATL66, whose translation MSSEEQHHHHFIQWHLNKLINGSSSTFHSYNQSLFLLLWFFAILIFVPSLFLCFHLCCRRFSQQQRSTSTTVVSPLPDQCVVGIEFMANHTLVPSSTSMVGAGFEKEECCICLSLFQSNEKLKVLIECEHVFHSECLDMWLSGHPSCPLCRASLHVSENLKK comes from the coding sequence ATGTCCTCTGAAGAACAGCACCACCACCACTTCATTCAGTGGCACTTAAACAAGCTCATCAATGGTTCAAGTTCAACCTTTCACTCCTATAACCAAAGCCTGTTCCTATTGCTGTGGTTTTTTGCCATTCTCATCTTTGTACCTTCATTGTTCTTGTGCTTCCATTTGTGCTGTCGCCGTTTCTCGCAACAACAAAGGTCCACTTCTACAACTGTGGTCTCTCCTCTACCTGATCAATGTGTTGTTGGAATTGAGTTCATGGCAAACCACACTCTGGTACCATCTTCAACTAGCATGGTTGGTGCAGGGTTTGAGAAGGAGGAATGTTGCATATGTTTGAGTCTCTTCCAAAGTAATGAAAAACTGAAGGTGTTAATTGAATGTGAGCATGTTTTTCATTCTGAGTGCTTGGACATGTGGCTTAGTGGACATCCTAGTTGCCCTCTATGCAGGGCCTCCCTCCATGTTAGTGAGAATCTCAAGAAATGA